In Populus alba chromosome 4, ASM523922v2, whole genome shotgun sequence, the genomic window ACATTGAAAAATCCTAGAAAACACATTAGAATTGTCGTAACATGTTACAGGGGATGATGAACACAACTATACAATATGGTCACTTAACCCGGGATCTCTTCCTTCCTTTTGGCAGACTTTCAAAGCGTTGTGTAGTACTTTCTTGTCCAGTTTTTCTTGGTCGGCCAAAGCCTTTCTTTCTCGTGGCTAAAGATTCTGCTGAAGGAAAGGAATGAGAGCTTTTCTTTCTCATGGCTAAAGATTCTGCTAAAAGAGGAGAATGAGAGCCTTTCTTTTTCAATGCTGAAGATTCTGCTGAAGGAGGTGAATGGACATTATTTGGTCTTTTACCCGTGTTTGGAGTTCTAGCAACAAGCTTCCCTGCTTTGGTCACCTTTCCTGACAATTTTCCATTACCAGGACGAGCACTTTGAGGTTTGACAGGAGGATTAAGCAAAGGTGATGTGGTTGAGAGAAAGGTAATCGTCGTCTTGGTAATATAATTCTTGAGATTCTGCCGCAGACTTTTGGTGACGATGTCTCTCAGAAGCAGTGCAGATTTGTATTCACGAGTAGTCTTGGAATAAAAGACCAAGGCATTGTTAGCAAGTAGAAGCAGGTCTCGAAAGATTTCTTTAGCTGTTGTGATGGAGCCGCTAGCAATTCTTGATCTTATGGTATCAATATCCATGTGCTGCAAGATCATTTTCTTATATCTTCCTCTCTTCTGTTGCAAAAATAAAACTCCACCAGTAAGTTAAACTGATTCTGGGCATTAGTATATCAACAATAATCAAAACTAGCgagtttacaaaattaaaatacaagaaaaatttaaaaacaaagaggCACCATCATCATTTTCAACAACATTGTATTGACAATGACTGCAAGAAACCAACCTCGCAACTCACAAGGTAAAGCGATCTAATACCTGGCTATCAAGACGCCGATGAAAGACAGAGGCACATTTGTTCTCTGCAATAGAATCAAAAATCACCCTGACATCCACCACTCTATCCTTGCTCGAACCTCTGGATTGATCATCAACAGTAGAGCATCTTGCAATTTGACCAGAGGTGCTAGTTGAATTATCTTTACAGCGAGTAGCAAACAAAGCATCAGCTGACCCCAAAAACTCACTTTCTCCAACACTCCCTTCCTTGACATCCTTACTACAATCTTTCCGCTTTCGCTTCCCTCTCCTCCTTTTTAAACTACTTACCTGCCCTGCAAATATGCTATCTGACAGCTTCCATATGCTTGAAACTTTATTCTCTTCAGGGGATATTGAAACTTCTGGCTTAATCTCCATCTCTGCAGCCGGCATATCAGTTGGAACTCGACATTCAGGTGTCCGATTTGTTTTGGTATCCTGAGTAAAACTACCAGCAGATAGTCCATCCTTAGATGTCTCTTTACTGGATGATTCGATCCCATCACATTTCCGAAATAGAACAGGTGACTCTGTCTGGCTGGAGTCATAACTGACATGACAATCCTCCCTTCTCTCAGCCTTGAGAATCTCAAGTTTTGATTCCAGTGACCTGAAACATAACAGTTAAGAAATCTACAACCATTACATGAATGCAGACTGCAATATTCACACACCAACATGTATCTGAAACAGATCCATGAATTCTTTACATGTCACATAATGAATTGAATCAGCATCAAGCAAGTTCAGGATTATAGTTAtgcatttctttcttcaaattaaCCCCTCAAAATTTCACAAATCACATACTGAAGTTCTGCAACCTAGGATTACATCTCCACTAAATCCAGCTCTTAACAATTTATTCCTTGGGTAAGATGAAGAAATCATCACTATAGTATTACCATCTATCCATTAATGACACTCGCGCATTCATGATTTCATGCTTCGGCCATGAGACTCTAAAGCGAAGATTCTTATGCTGCTTTCTTCATTAATGCAGGGGAACATGATTAAGACAGTTTTCGGGCtaccttgtttttattttaagacaAATGACACAAGGCAGTTTTCTTAACATGAATTTATAAGTACACGAAGTCTGAATTGGAACAAAAAACAGATCACTGACCCAATTGAGCCTTCAGATTGTTCTAATGCTCGCCTTAACTCTGCCATTCTTTTCTTCCGCAGCTCTTCAAACCAAGCCCTGAGGAATACATGGGCATGGAGTAAATTGCGTGCAACTTGTTTCAGAAATTTGACGATGACTATATGCTAATGAATGCACATGcgcaaataatttttatttaaaccttCAATTCAAAGCCTGTGATTTGCATTATCAAACAATGAGGTTTAATGTaatgtttgagaaaaaaacaatacatataatcatttttttctctccattgcCAAGAAGACTTTTGTTCTCTGGAAAAGGATCAGTTTAAACCCTCTAATTCTGTCTACCATAGTTATAAGACCCAGCCCAGGACCCGGGTTGTGATTTGGCCAAGTCAACCCACGGATAGGCCcgttaactcaatttttttgaccaaattgaaatcagtttcagttttttttttccttaaatgaaTGGACTTCTTTTCGAAATGAAACCCGACCCAAGTCAGCGGGTCAACAGGTTGACCGACTACGCCAGGTGTTTTATAGCTATGCTTTTTACTAGACTGACATCTTCCGGGAACCTGTaaatactaaatttaatttCGAAAAACAGGATGTGATAAGTAACGTTCCATTTTTCTTTCTGTAGCTAGGGTTAAGCAATCCACTTCAGACAA contains:
- the LOC118047358 gene encoding uncharacterized protein isoform X2, which produces MGTEILIKQWGTWEELLLGGAVIRHGTRDWNLVASELRARTVNCPYTFTPEICKAKYEDLQQRYSGCKSLESKLEILKAERREDCHVSYDSSQTESPVLFRKCDGIESSSKETSKDGLSAGSFTQDTKTNRTPECRVPTDMPAAEMEIKPEVSISPEENKVSSIWKLSDSIFAGQVSSLKRRRGKRKRKDCSKDVKEGSVGESEFLGSADALFATRCKDNSTSTSGQIARCSTVDDQSRGSSKDRVVDVRVIFDSIAENKCASVFHRRLDSQKRGRYKKMILQHMDIDTIRSRIASGSITTAKEIFRDLLLLANNALVFYSKTTREYKSALLLRDIVTKSLRQNLKNYITKTTITFLSTTSPLLNPPVKPQSARPGNGKLSGKVTKAGKLVARTPNTGKRPNNVHSPPSAESSALKKKGSHSPLLAESLAMRKKSSHSFPSAESLATRKKGFGRPRKTGQESTTQRFESLPKGRKRSRVK
- the LOC118047358 gene encoding uncharacterized protein isoform X1, whose protein sequence is MGTEILIKQWGTWEELLLGGAVIRHGTRDWNLVASELRARTVNCPYTFTPEICKAKYEDLQQRYSGCKAWFEELRKKRMAELRRALEQSEGSIGSLESKLEILKAERREDCHVSYDSSQTESPVLFRKCDGIESSSKETSKDGLSAGSFTQDTKTNRTPECRVPTDMPAAEMEIKPEVSISPEENKVSSIWKLSDSIFAGQVSSLKRRRGKRKRKDCSKDVKEGSVGESEFLGSADALFATRCKDNSTSTSGQIARCSTVDDQSRGSSKDRVVDVRVIFDSIAENKCASVFHRRLDSQKRGRYKKMILQHMDIDTIRSRIASGSITTAKEIFRDLLLLANNALVFYSKTTREYKSALLLRDIVTKSLRQNLKNYITKTTITFLSTTSPLLNPPVKPQSARPGNGKLSGKVTKAGKLVARTPNTGKRPNNVHSPPSAESSALKKKGSHSPLLAESLAMRKKSSHSFPSAESLATRKKGFGRPRKTGQESTTQRFESLPKGRKRSRVK